In the [Clostridium] colinum genome, one interval contains:
- a CDS encoding aldo/keto reductase — MKKFNLGNSNINASAISLGCMRINGLEQDKAQKLIEKAYDLGINFFDHADIYVRGECEQIFGKILKNSIIKREDIIIQSKCGIIPKKMFDFSKEHILNSVDGILKRLNTDYLDVLLLHRPDTLVEPEEVSEAFDSLHKQGKVKAFGVSNHNPMQMELLKKYLKQDIIANQLQLSIPHSSMISSGLEVNMATYGAINRDGSVLDYCRLNNITIQAWSPFQYGFFEGVFLNSEKYKELNEVIDDLAKKYNVTNMAIATAWILRHPANMQVIVGTTNIDRLEAISKATNITLTREEWYKLYISAGNILP, encoded by the coding sequence ATGAAAAAATTTAATTTAGGTAATAGTAATATAAATGCATCTGCTATATCTTTAGGTTGTATGAGAATAAATGGTTTGGAGCAAGATAAAGCGCAAAAATTAATAGAAAAAGCTTATGATTTAGGTATTAATTTTTTTGACCACGCAGATATATATGTTAGAGGTGAATGTGAACAAATATTTGGTAAAATATTAAAAAATTCAATTATTAAAAGAGAAGATATAATTATTCAGTCTAAATGTGGTATTATACCTAAAAAAATGTTTGATTTTTCTAAAGAACATATATTAAATTCTGTTGATGGTATTTTAAAAAGATTAAACACAGACTATTTAGATGTTTTATTATTACATAGACCAGATACACTTGTTGAGCCAGAAGAAGTAAGTGAGGCTTTTGATAGCCTACATAAGCAAGGTAAGGTAAAAGCCTTTGGTGTGTCTAACCATAACCCTATGCAAATGGAGCTCTTAAAAAAATATTTAAAACAAGATATAATAGCAAATCAGTTACAACTTAGTATACCACATTCTAGTATGATAAGTTCAGGATTAGAAGTTAATATGGCAACATATGGTGCTATAAATAGAGATGGTAGTGTGTTAGATTATTGTAGGCTTAATAATATTACTATACAAGCTTGGTCGCCTTTTCAATATGGATTTTTTGAAGGTGTATTTTTAAATAGTGAAAAATATAAAGAACTTAATGAAGTAATAGATGATTTAGCTAAAAAATATAATGTAACAAATATGGCAATAGCTACTGCTTGGATATTAAGACACCCTGCTAATATGCAAGTTATTGTAGGTACAACTAATATAGATAGATTAGAAGCTATTTCTAAAGCTACAAATATAACTTTAACTAGAGAAGAATGGTATAAGTTATATATATCAGCAGGTAATATTTTACCTTAA